A section of the Bradyrhizobium oligotrophicum S58 genome encodes:
- a CDS encoding type II secretion system minor pseudopilin: protein MPLVSVLWGLTLLTVLSLSLSWSGSVSYSLAHNGIEQAGLNTLVEAGVNAAIDGLLETNAERRWRADGSLNKIDFNGTQIGIRVQDELGRIDLNQTDEAMLSSLLQSAGLDVQAAGSLTDKIVDWRTATSLKHLNGAKDRDYASRNAAYHPRNGPFQSVGELLLVMDMTPAIFERIAPALTVHSGRQFVDPQLAPREVLRVLPGMSAQSAEAAIAARDGGRANSGLVEGNPMTVLRGRAFTIRTEFTFASRMVEGDVAIRLTENPQQPYWVLSWTTR, encoded by the coding sequence ATGCCGCTCGTGTCGGTGCTCTGGGGTCTCACACTGCTGACGGTCCTGTCGCTGTCGCTGTCGTGGTCGGGCAGCGTCTCGTACAGCCTTGCTCACAACGGCATCGAGCAGGCCGGTCTCAACACGCTCGTCGAAGCCGGCGTCAACGCCGCCATCGATGGCCTGCTCGAAACGAATGCGGAGCGCCGCTGGCGAGCCGACGGCAGCCTCAACAAAATCGATTTCAACGGCACGCAGATCGGCATCAGGGTTCAAGATGAGCTGGGACGGATCGACCTCAACCAAACCGACGAGGCCATGCTGAGCAGCCTGCTGCAGTCCGCGGGGCTGGACGTGCAGGCTGCCGGCAGCTTGACCGACAAGATCGTCGATTGGCGAACGGCCACCTCACTGAAGCACCTGAACGGCGCCAAGGACCGCGACTACGCCTCGCGCAATGCCGCCTACCATCCGCGCAACGGTCCGTTCCAGAGCGTGGGTGAGCTGTTGCTGGTGATGGATATGACGCCCGCGATCTTTGAACGGATTGCACCGGCGCTGACGGTCCATTCGGGACGGCAGTTCGTCGATCCGCAGCTCGCGCCGCGCGAGGTTCTGCGCGTGCTGCCGGGAATGTCGGCGCAGAGCGCCGAGGCGGCCATCGCCGCGCGTGACGGCGGACGTGCCAACTCCGGCCTGGTCGAAGGCAATCCGATGACCGTTCTGCGCGGCCGCGCCTTCACGATTAGAACGGAGTTCACCTTTGCGTCCCGCATGGTCGAGGGCGACGTTGCGATTCGTCTGACCGAGAACCCGCAGCAACCCTATTGGGTGCTGAGCTGGACAACGAGATGA
- a CDS encoding PilN domain-containing protein, producing MVDLGATGCRLRLSDPRIGMDISETSPEESVTTAMAALVKRHGLDRADVELGLRLPEQSVFRRDIVLPAEARNAIDTIVPQDLLRRTPFRAEDIYSDYVSSAAPDGRVAVRQWVTRRQHVQQRADELGLPADQITFVEFGADEAAPTIRLARKPTARQPLRIAIAALCCSAVILAGGLAALTYVRQQAALDRLDAEIMVARRNAERVRTMVEQLRERRTTLSRLRLQRSELPGLIDVWDEATRILPRHSWLTELRLTEGANARGTTVTLTGFSAAAPSLVSIFDGSKLFVDAALTSPVAMDPIEGRERFSLQARVRLPDALKEATQ from the coding sequence GTGGTCGATCTCGGCGCGACCGGCTGCAGGCTTCGGCTGAGCGATCCTCGGATCGGAATGGACATTTCCGAGACATCGCCAGAGGAGTCCGTGACGACCGCAATGGCGGCGCTCGTAAAGCGTCACGGCCTCGATCGGGCCGACGTCGAGCTCGGACTGCGGTTGCCGGAGCAGAGCGTCTTTCGCCGCGACATCGTCCTCCCGGCGGAGGCAAGAAATGCGATCGACACCATCGTGCCGCAAGACCTGTTGCGCAGGACGCCATTCAGGGCCGAGGACATCTATTCGGACTACGTATCCAGCGCAGCGCCCGACGGCCGGGTCGCCGTCCGGCAATGGGTGACGCGGCGACAGCATGTGCAACAGAGAGCCGACGAGCTTGGGCTGCCGGCCGATCAGATCACCTTTGTCGAGTTCGGCGCCGACGAGGCGGCGCCGACGATCCGTCTGGCGCGCAAGCCGACGGCCCGTCAGCCGCTTAGGATCGCCATTGCGGCGCTCTGCTGCAGCGCTGTTATTTTGGCAGGTGGACTGGCCGCCCTGACTTATGTCCGGCAACAGGCCGCACTCGACCGGCTCGATGCCGAGATCATGGTCGCGCGTCGGAATGCAGAACGCGTGCGGACGATGGTTGAGCAGTTGCGGGAACGACGGACCACGTTGTCGCGGCTCCGTCTCCAGCGAAGCGAGCTGCCGGGATTGATCGATGTCTGGGACGAAGCCACACGCATTCTCCCAAGGCATTCCTGGCTTACCGAACTGCGGCTCACCGAGGGCGCCAATGCACGCGGCACCACGGTCACTCTGACCGGATTTTCAGCAGCGGCGCCAAGTCTCGTCAGCATATTCGACGGATCGAAGCTGTTTGTGGACGCGGCGCTGACCTCGCCGGTTGCGATGGATCCGATCGAAGGGCGCGAGCGCTTTTCGTTGCAGGCCAGGGTCCGCCTGCCTGATGCACTCAAGGAGGCGACGCAATGA
- a CDS encoding helix-turn-helix domain-containing protein — translation MTPDQSRAARGLLDWSQAELAARSNLSESTIRDFEKGRRIPSINNLAAVRRALEAGGVQFIDGDQPGVRLAR, via the coding sequence ATGACTCCCGATCAATCTCGGGCAGCTCGCGGTCTGCTCGACTGGTCTCAGGCTGAATTGGCCGCTCGGTCAAATTTGAGCGAGAGCACTATTCGTGATTTCGAAAAAGGCCGCCGCATCCCGTCAATCAACAATTTGGCGGCCGTCAGGCGTGCCTTGGAGGCAGGAGGCGTGCAATTCATCGACGGCGACCAGCCCGGAGTTCGATTAGCACGCTGA
- the gspD gene encoding type II secretion system secretin GspD produces MALPVALAVSACQTMEEGTSSFAWSTSAADAGATAQAQAAMRTPAGSARSPGRLSGSPLLDDNKGGPATMVEGTGRFVGEPPTGAVQRGTEDVADGVTINLVNVPAPQAAKTVLGDILGVKYTVDPGIEGRVTIQTPKPVARAAVVDLFQAALRANNAAVVNNRGIYRIVAADQTAVSGAYRTDDVADGGEMVGNGLQVVQLKYVSASEIRRVVEPIAPRGGVVRVDDARNLITLSGNRQEIAAMMDAIALFDVDTMKGMSFALIPVKTSAPDAIATELKSVFASDRDGPMAGMVQFVPNKRLRSILVISPQVQYLRRAETWIRKLDAQAQGSEKQLFTYAVQNRRAQELVDVLQSMFPADTQTTSARRTVAPNYQEASVQSQPSQSGGGLSSGSSSSGFTGGLGSAGSGFGGMRNSAPATSAPSVMPAAATSAPSSGRDTDADGPRLRIVADEAKNAILIEAANADYKRVLQVIERLDQMPNQVLIEATIAEVTLNDDLRFGVQWYMRKNSSKFTLTEAASGAVSSVFPGFSYALTAANIATTIDTLNQITNVNIVSSPSLTVMDNKPAVLQIGDQVPITTQSATSTLTTGAPIVNSVSYKDTGVILSIIPRINESGRVLLDIEQEVSSVAPTTSSNIDSPTIRQRRIRTSVVVNDGDALVLGGLIQEGRTTGRSQLPIIGDIPFVGNFAGSRDNVIGKTELIILIRPHVMRSLDEARNVTEEYRRYIAIEGPHRRPPVRRRAEDTGRRILD; encoded by the coding sequence ATGGCGCTCCCCGTCGCTCTGGCGGTGTCGGCGTGCCAGACCATGGAGGAGGGCACGTCGTCCTTCGCTTGGAGCACGAGTGCTGCGGACGCCGGAGCGACAGCGCAGGCGCAAGCCGCGATGCGGACGCCTGCGGGGAGTGCGCGTTCGCCGGGCAGGCTGTCCGGCTCGCCGCTTCTCGACGACAACAAGGGCGGGCCGGCGACGATGGTCGAGGGCACCGGGCGGTTCGTCGGTGAGCCACCGACGGGCGCCGTGCAGCGCGGCACGGAGGATGTCGCCGACGGCGTCACCATCAATCTCGTCAACGTCCCGGCGCCGCAGGCGGCGAAGACGGTGCTGGGGGACATTCTCGGGGTCAAATACACGGTCGATCCGGGGATCGAGGGGCGGGTCACGATTCAGACGCCGAAGCCGGTGGCGCGGGCGGCGGTCGTCGATCTGTTCCAGGCGGCGCTGCGGGCCAACAATGCGGCCGTGGTCAACAATCGCGGCATCTATCGCATCGTGGCGGCGGACCAGACGGCGGTGTCGGGCGCGTATCGCACGGATGACGTGGCTGACGGCGGCGAGATGGTCGGCAACGGGCTGCAGGTGGTGCAGCTGAAATATGTCTCCGCGTCGGAGATCCGGCGTGTGGTCGAGCCGATCGCGCCGCGCGGCGGTGTGGTGCGGGTGGATGATGCGCGCAACCTGATCACGCTGTCCGGCAATCGCCAGGAGATCGCGGCGATGATGGACGCGATCGCGCTGTTTGACGTCGACACGATGAAGGGCATGTCGTTCGCGCTGATCCCGGTGAAAACTTCGGCGCCCGACGCGATCGCGACCGAGCTTAAGAGCGTGTTTGCCTCAGATCGCGACGGGCCAATGGCCGGCATGGTGCAGTTCGTGCCCAACAAGCGGCTGCGCTCGATCCTGGTGATCTCGCCGCAGGTCCAGTATCTGCGCCGCGCCGAGACCTGGATCCGCAAGCTCGACGCGCAGGCGCAAGGCAGCGAGAAGCAGCTCTTCACCTACGCCGTGCAGAACCGGCGGGCGCAGGAGCTGGTCGACGTGCTGCAGTCAATGTTCCCCGCGGACACGCAGACGACATCGGCGCGGCGCACCGTGGCGCCGAACTATCAGGAGGCGAGCGTGCAGTCGCAACCGTCGCAGTCCGGCGGCGGGCTGTCGTCCGGATCATCGTCGTCGGGCTTCACTGGCGGGCTTGGTTCGGCCGGCAGTGGCTTCGGCGGAATGCGGAATTCGGCGCCGGCCACCTCGGCCCCGAGCGTCATGCCGGCTGCGGCAACGTCTGCTCCGTCGTCAGGCCGCGACACTGATGCGGATGGGCCGCGGCTGCGCATCGTCGCCGACGAGGCCAAGAACGCGATCCTGATCGAGGCAGCCAACGCTGACTACAAGCGCGTACTGCAGGTGATCGAGCGGCTGGACCAGATGCCGAACCAGGTGCTGATCGAGGCGACCATCGCCGAGGTCACCTTGAACGACGATCTGCGCTTCGGCGTGCAATGGTACATGCGCAAGAACAGCTCGAAATTCACCCTGACGGAAGCGGCCTCCGGCGCGGTCAGCTCGGTGTTCCCCGGCTTCTCCTATGCGCTGACCGCGGCGAACATTGCCACGACCATCGACACGCTGAACCAGATCACCAACGTCAACATCGTCTCCTCGCCGTCGCTGACCGTGATGGACAACAAGCCAGCGGTGCTGCAGATCGGCGATCAGGTGCCGATCACGACGCAGTCGGCGACCTCGACCCTGACGACGGGTGCGCCGATCGTCAATTCCGTCAGCTACAAGGACACGGGCGTGATCCTCTCGATCATCCCGCGCATCAACGAGAGCGGACGGGTGCTGCTCGACATCGAGCAGGAGGTGTCGAGCGTGGCGCCGACCACATCCTCGAATATCGATTCGCCAACCATCCGGCAGCGCAGGATCAGGACATCGGTGGTCGTGAACGACGGCGATGCGCTGGTGCTGGGTGGGTTGATCCAGGAGGGCCGCACCACCGGCCGCAGCCAGCTGCCGATCATCGGCGACATTCCCTTCGTCGGCAATTTCGCCGGCAGCCGCGACAACGTGATCGGCAAGACCGAGCTGATCATCCTGATCCGGCCGCATGTGATGCGCAGCCTCGACGAGGCGCGCAACGTCACCGAGGAATATCGCCGCTACATAGCGATCGAGGGGCCGCATCGCCGCCCGCCTGTGCGGCGCCGCGCCGAGGACACCGGCCGCAGGATTTTGGACTGA
- a CDS encoding type II secretion system F family protein: MPRFRYRAYSTDGSFAEGTIEAASVAAADAALWAQGLSPFQMRAADSDGTKWWNREISLSGGSDRGDLLAFTREFSTLCAADIPMDDALRIVQTQASAPRLRTLVEALLADVLNGRPLSEAMQGQPRVFPADYIAVVRAGETGGRLAQVLVELAELLERRAEIRARVQSALIYPSMLIVLSLATLAIIVGGVIPSMAPIFTQSGKPVPLTIQIMLALKAHWLEIVIATLAAIALLGAALAFAMADADRRRRLDRLALRLPLLGGFLLQQDTARFARTLGTMLMAGVPLISATKSASEVVGNRHLRAGMDQAIEAVQQGTALHRALRDFVALPAVALQMIAVGEEAGKLDRMLLRVAQMLEKQLQTRVDRFMAALTPAMTVGIAVIIGALIMPVMNAVLSINDLAGR; this comes from the coding sequence ATGCCGCGCTTCCGCTACCGCGCCTATAGCACCGACGGCTCCTTCGCGGAGGGGACGATCGAGGCTGCATCAGTGGCGGCTGCGGATGCGGCGCTATGGGCGCAGGGCCTGTCGCCGTTCCAGATGCGCGCTGCGGACAGCGACGGCACCAAATGGTGGAACCGCGAGATCTCGCTCAGTGGCGGCTCCGACCGCGGCGATTTGCTGGCGTTCACGCGCGAGTTCTCCACGCTCTGCGCCGCCGACATCCCGATGGACGACGCGCTGCGCATCGTGCAGACGCAGGCGTCCGCGCCGCGGCTGCGGACGCTGGTGGAGGCGCTGCTCGCCGACGTGCTCAACGGCCGGCCGCTGTCGGAGGCGATGCAGGGCCAGCCGCGCGTCTTTCCCGCCGATTATATCGCTGTCGTGCGCGCCGGCGAGACCGGTGGGCGGCTCGCCCAGGTGCTGGTCGAGCTCGCCGAACTCTTGGAGCGGCGGGCGGAGATCCGGGCGCGCGTCCAGTCGGCGCTGATCTACCCGTCGATGCTGATCGTGCTCAGCCTCGCCACGCTGGCGATCATCGTCGGCGGCGTGATCCCGTCGATGGCGCCGATCTTCACCCAGAGCGGCAAGCCCGTGCCGCTGACGATCCAGATCATGCTGGCGTTGAAGGCACACTGGCTCGAGATCGTGATCGCCACCCTGGCGGCGATCGCGCTGCTCGGTGCTGCGCTTGCATTTGCCATGGCCGATGCCGATCGCCGTCGGCGGCTCGACCGGCTCGCCTTGCGGCTGCCGCTGCTCGGCGGCTTCCTGCTGCAGCAGGACACCGCGCGGTTCGCCCGCACGCTCGGCACCATGCTGATGGCCGGCGTGCCGCTGATATCGGCAACGAAATCGGCAAGCGAGGTCGTCGGCAACCGCCATCTGCGGGCCGGCATGGACCAGGCGATTGAGGCCGTGCAACAGGGCACGGCGCTGCACCGGGCGTTGCGCGACTTCGTCGCGCTGCCGGCTGTGGCGCTGCAGATGATCGCGGTCGGCGAGGAGGCCGGCAAGCTCGACCGCATGCTGCTGCGCGTCGCGCAGATGCTGGAGAAGCAGCTGCAGACCCGTGTCGACCGCTTCATGGCGGCGCTGACGCCGGCGATGACGGTCGGTATCGCCGTCATCATCGGCGCGCTGATCATGCCCGTGATGAATGCGGTGCTCAGCATCAACGATCTGGCCGGGCGATGA
- the gspM gene encoding type II secretion system protein GspM yields MRNPIELYAPFTRRILFVFANLGILGLIVWGLVMPIEAVFAERDLRIQDQQRLLARLRAVVAQASHIEALSSETESQFQSGEFLTGANDNVIAADLQTRLKAILGNAGAQSRAIQSLPGRTVDLIRYSGVRVDLSGPLPAVMRVVHAIESAKPYLFVSSASLKGGSALRQGAAEEPMLQGQLDVYGAIQ; encoded by the coding sequence ATGAGGAACCCCATCGAGCTCTACGCTCCGTTCACACGCCGCATCCTGTTCGTCTTCGCAAACCTCGGCATTCTGGGCCTGATTGTCTGGGGCCTCGTGATGCCGATCGAGGCCGTCTTTGCCGAGCGCGATCTGCGGATCCAGGACCAGCAGCGGCTCCTGGCACGGCTGAGGGCGGTTGTCGCGCAGGCATCCCATATCGAGGCGCTCTCCTCAGAGACGGAGTCGCAGTTTCAGAGCGGCGAATTTCTGACCGGGGCGAATGACAATGTCATCGCGGCCGATCTTCAGACCAGATTGAAGGCGATCCTCGGCAATGCTGGCGCCCAGTCCCGTGCCATCCAGTCCCTGCCGGGCCGGACGGTGGACCTGATCAGGTACAGCGGCGTGCGGGTCGACCTTTCGGGACCCTTGCCCGCAGTGATGCGCGTGGTGCATGCCATTGAGAGTGCGAAGCCTTATTTATTTGTTTCCAGCGCGAGCCTGAAGGGCGGATCGGCACTGCGCCAGGGCGCGGCCGAGGAGCCGATGCTCCAGGGACAGCTCGACGTCTATGGTGCGATCCAATGA
- the gspG gene encoding type II secretion system major pseudopilin GspG, translating to MMLGWAGIRDVVTYRVARWRGRRRLRRGSQGEAGFTLVEMLVVITIIGLIMGLVGPRVLSYLSDSKLKTARIQIRSLSSALDLYHLDNGRYPTAAEGLGALVQKPAAAVSWNGPYLSGTLVPNDPWGRPYVYKFPGQHGAYDIVSLGPEGREDEASANANVTSWQP from the coding sequence ATGATGCTGGGGTGGGCGGGGATCAGGGACGTCGTGACGTATCGTGTCGCGAGGTGGCGCGGGCGGCGACGACTGCGCCGCGGCAGCCAAGGTGAGGCGGGGTTCACCCTGGTCGAAATGCTGGTCGTCATCACCATCATCGGCCTCATCATGGGATTGGTCGGACCGCGCGTGCTGAGCTATCTCTCCGACTCCAAGCTCAAGACGGCGCGGATCCAGATCCGCAGCCTGTCGTCGGCGCTCGACCTCTATCATCTCGATAATGGCCGCTATCCGACTGCAGCCGAGGGACTCGGCGCACTGGTCCAGAAGCCTGCCGCGGCAGTTAGCTGGAACGGCCCCTATCTGAGCGGCACCTTGGTTCCGAACGATCCGTGGGGGCGACCCTATGTCTACAAATTCCCGGGGCAGCATGGCGCTTATGACATCGTCTCGCTCGGGCCCGAGGGGCGTGAGGACGAGGCCTCTGCCAACGCCAATGTGACGAGCTGGCAGCCGTGA
- a CDS encoding prepilin-type N-terminal cleavage/methylation domain-containing protein, which yields MTSSEAVERNNGSAGFTLVEVLVALALFSLLAVLLFDNVKFGLQAWRSGSARAEAFQRELAAQDVLRRLIGNLYPMVLGEGAAQHRIDFDGQAESLEFLSDAPAVSGGAGRFRFKLFADRQRDRVDLVLQARPELAVPQNPERTLLVSNIDRVEFSYAGRGTGSDNAAWSNHWQEQTDSPGLIRLRVLMRPGDGRNWPELVIAPRVQADVACVYDALTMRCRGR from the coding sequence ATGACCTCGTCGGAAGCAGTCGAACGGAATAACGGCAGCGCGGGCTTCACCCTGGTCGAGGTCCTGGTTGCGCTCGCACTGTTCAGCCTGCTCGCCGTCCTGCTGTTCGACAACGTCAAGTTCGGCCTGCAGGCTTGGCGTAGCGGCAGCGCGCGCGCCGAGGCGTTTCAGCGCGAGCTCGCGGCCCAGGATGTGCTGCGGCGGCTGATCGGCAATCTGTATCCGATGGTGCTGGGTGAGGGTGCAGCCCAGCACCGGATCGATTTCGATGGCCAGGCCGAGAGCCTCGAATTCCTGAGCGATGCGCCGGCCGTCTCCGGCGGCGCGGGCCGGTTCCGCTTCAAGCTGTTCGCGGATCGCCAGCGCGATCGGGTCGACCTCGTGCTGCAGGCGCGCCCCGAATTGGCCGTGCCGCAGAATCCGGAGCGGACTCTGCTGGTGTCGAACATTGACCGGGTCGAATTCAGCTATGCGGGGCGAGGGACGGGGAGCGACAATGCAGCGTGGAGCAACCACTGGCAGGAGCAGACCGATAGTCCAGGCCTGATCCGCCTTCGCGTCCTCATGCGTCCCGGCGACGGACGCAACTGGCCGGAGCTGGTGATCGCGCCGCGCGTGCAGGCGGACGTGGCTTGCGTCTATGACGCGCTCACGATGCGCTGCCGCGGGCGCTAG
- a CDS encoding GspH/FimT family pseudopilin, translated as MSALTTHWPEETSAGFTLVEMLAVLVILALAATAAVPLLSRGAVAVSLDAATGEIASALRATRAAAIVQNRMMTLSVDVDRRTFGSDAVKLRSFAPDIQAKLTYAAATQSGPAVGGFRFFPDGSSTGGDLSLGLGGREVRLCVEWLTGTVRTAAAC; from the coding sequence ATGAGCGCGCTGACGACACATTGGCCGGAGGAGACGAGCGCAGGCTTCACGCTGGTCGAGATGCTGGCCGTGCTGGTGATCCTGGCGCTCGCAGCGACCGCGGCGGTGCCGCTGCTGTCGCGCGGCGCCGTCGCTGTGAGCCTGGATGCGGCGACCGGCGAGATTGCCTCAGCGCTGCGCGCCACGCGTGCCGCGGCGATTGTGCAGAACCGGATGATGACCTTGAGCGTCGATGTCGACCGCCGCACCTTCGGCTCGGATGCAGTGAAGCTGCGATCGTTCGCACCGGACATCCAGGCGAAGCTGACCTATGCGGCGGCGACGCAGTCGGGGCCGGCGGTGGGCGGTTTCCGTTTCTTTCCGGACGGCTCGTCGACCGGCGGCGATCTGAGCCTGGGGCTCGGCGGACGCGAGGTGCGGCTCTGCGTCGAGTGGCTGACGGGGACGGTGCGCACGGCGGCGGCATGTTGA
- a CDS encoding type IV pilus modification PilV family protein: MTAAAAAMTDEDEAGFTLVEVIVALAMLSLGLTLVMSLLSTGLTRTGMAERLAGAVSLAQSVLAQVGTVIPLRTEARDGTEASGYRWHLEVQPYRPEKGGDARPVELYQVSVQIGWQEGQDPRSFALSTLRLGPRAAKSQ; encoded by the coding sequence GTGACAGCCGCTGCAGCAGCCATGACCGACGAGGACGAGGCTGGCTTCACCCTGGTGGAGGTCATCGTCGCGCTGGCCATGCTGTCGCTCGGTCTCACCCTGGTGATGAGCCTATTGTCGACAGGGCTGACGCGGACGGGAATGGCCGAACGTCTGGCAGGCGCCGTGTCGCTGGCACAATCGGTCTTGGCGCAGGTCGGCACCGTCATTCCTCTGCGCACCGAGGCGCGCGACGGCACCGAGGCGAGCGGCTATCGGTGGCACCTCGAGGTGCAGCCCTATCGTCCGGAGAAGGGCGGCGATGCGCGGCCGGTCGAGCTGTACCAGGTCTCCGTCCAGATCGGCTGGCAGGAGGGGCAGGACCCACGCTCCTTTGCACTCTCGACGCTTCGTCTCGGACCCAGAGCCGCCAAGTCGCAGTGA
- a CDS encoding GspE/PulE family protein has protein sequence MAMTLQDPVAAAGVRAPRASPCHLVFETDRAELLRRFGEFLLAENILDRMSLDRAGRASQTTGDRLDTVLTKLGLVPETGLVAALAKFLAIDLVHADEVPSGPVLPQLVEAEFVRHNRVLPLGSHDGRLSVGVTDPFNHDPVRALAFLTGLSVDMRLFTAAEFDKACGALYPVHTSHDESRIAGGMEANEADVQRLRDLASEAPIIRLVNQIIANAVEARASDIHIEPNVDQVLVRYRIDGVLRSVQVLSADLRAAITSRVKIMSKLDIAERRLPQDGRIKIAVRGIDIDFRVSTIPTAFGESVVLRVLDRNRVSLDFAELGFSDEHIATLHALLQQPNGIILVTGPTGSGKTTTLYTALKALNNTERKIFSVEDPIEYQMPGINQVQVQSDIGLTFPHALRSMLRQDPDIIMIGEIRDLETARIAIQASLTGHLVLSTLHTNNAASAITRLIDIGVENYLLASTLKGVIAQRLVRKLCSRCSCEHPQATYWAESFERSVTDLESLGDPDIRQPQGCADCGHAGFSGRSTIAEMLVIDDACQSLILARAADAAIERAARERGMQSMYEMGVRKVWRGETTIDEVLRATRMG, from the coding sequence ATGGCGATGACTCTCCAAGACCCTGTCGCTGCTGCAGGCGTCCGCGCGCCGCGCGCGTCGCCGTGCCATCTGGTGTTCGAGACCGACAGGGCCGAGCTGCTGCGACGGTTCGGCGAATTCCTGCTGGCGGAGAACATCCTCGATCGTATGAGTCTCGACCGGGCTGGCCGGGCGTCGCAGACGACCGGCGACCGGCTGGACACCGTCCTGACCAAGCTCGGGCTGGTGCCGGAGACAGGTCTCGTTGCGGCGCTTGCGAAGTTTCTGGCTATCGATCTGGTGCATGCCGACGAGGTCCCGTCCGGGCCCGTCTTGCCCCAACTGGTCGAAGCGGAGTTCGTGCGTCACAACCGGGTGCTGCCGCTCGGAAGCCACGACGGCCGGCTGTCCGTCGGCGTGACGGATCCGTTCAACCACGATCCGGTCCGGGCGCTGGCATTCCTGACAGGGCTGTCGGTCGATATGCGGCTGTTTACGGCGGCAGAGTTCGACAAGGCGTGCGGCGCGCTCTATCCGGTCCACACGAGCCATGACGAGAGCCGCATTGCCGGCGGCATGGAAGCCAATGAGGCCGATGTCCAGCGGCTGCGTGATCTGGCGAGCGAGGCGCCGATCATCCGCCTGGTCAACCAGATCATCGCCAATGCGGTCGAGGCGCGCGCATCCGACATTCACATCGAGCCGAACGTGGATCAGGTGCTGGTGCGCTACCGCATCGACGGCGTGTTGCGTTCGGTTCAGGTGCTCTCGGCGGATCTGCGGGCGGCGATCACGTCGCGCGTCAAGATCATGTCGAAGCTCGACATTGCCGAGCGCCGGCTGCCCCAGGACGGACGCATCAAGATCGCCGTTCGAGGCATCGACATCGACTTCCGCGTCTCGACAATTCCGACGGCCTTCGGCGAAAGCGTCGTGCTGCGCGTGCTGGACCGCAATCGCGTGAGCCTGGACTTCGCCGAGCTAGGGTTCTCGGACGAGCACATCGCCACGCTGCACGCCCTGCTGCAGCAGCCCAACGGCATCATTCTGGTGACGGGGCCAACCGGCAGCGGCAAGACGACCACCTTGTATACGGCGCTAAAGGCGCTGAACAACACCGAGCGCAAGATCTTCTCGGTGGAGGATCCGATCGAGTACCAGATGCCGGGGATCAATCAGGTCCAGGTCCAGTCGGACATCGGGCTGACGTTTCCGCACGCGCTGCGCTCGATGCTTCGGCAGGATCCGGACATCATCATGATCGGCGAAATCCGCGATCTCGAGACGGCGCGCATCGCCATTCAGGCATCCTTGACCGGACATCTCGTGCTCTCGACGCTCCACACCAACAACGCGGCGTCCGCCATCACGCGCCTGATCGACATCGGCGTCGAGAACTATCTGCTGGCATCGACGCTGAAGGGCGTGATCGCGCAGCGCCTGGTGCGCAAGCTCTGCTCCCGTTGTTCCTGTGAGCATCCGCAGGCGACCTATTGGGCGGAGAGCTTCGAGCGGTCCGTTACCGACCTTGAATCGCTTGGAGATCCAGACATTCGTCAACCACAGGGCTGCGCGGATTGCGGCCATGCCGGCTTTTCCGGCCGCTCAACCATCGCGGAGATGCTGGTCATCGACGACGCCTGTCAAAGCCTGATCCTGGCGAGGGCGGCGGATGCGGCGATCGAGCGTGCGGCACGCGAGCGCGGCATGCAGAGCATGTATGAGATGGGCGTTCGAAAGGTCTGGCGCGGCGAGACGACGATCGACGAGGTCCTGCGCGCGACGCGGATGGGATGA